One segment of Variovorax sp. PAMC28562 DNA contains the following:
- a CDS encoding branched-chain amino acid ABC transporter permease, protein MEILLQQIINGLVLGSMYALIALGYTMVYGIINLINFAHGEVLMVGALTSWSVIRFMQESMPGMPGWLMLIIALICACVVAATLNFVIEKLAYRRLRNSPKLAPLITAIGMSILLQTLAMIIWKPTNKPYATLLPSDSINVAGASISPTQIMILVVTAISLAVLTWLVNYTKLGRAMRATAENPRVASLMGIRPDVVISATFVIGAVLAAIAGVMQASNYGIANHSMGFLPGLKAFTAAVFGGIGNLPGAVVGGLVLGLVEVIGAGYLGTLTGDVLGSQHADIFAFVILIITLTVRPSGLLGERVADRA, encoded by the coding sequence ATGGAAATATTGCTGCAGCAGATCATCAACGGTCTGGTTCTCGGCAGCATGTATGCCTTGATAGCCTTGGGCTACACCATGGTGTACGGCATCATCAACCTCATCAACTTTGCGCACGGCGAAGTGCTGATGGTCGGCGCGCTCACCAGCTGGAGCGTGATCCGCTTCATGCAGGAGTCGATGCCCGGCATGCCAGGCTGGCTCATGCTCATCATCGCGCTGATCTGCGCCTGCGTCGTCGCGGCCACGCTTAATTTCGTGATCGAGAAGCTGGCTTACCGGCGACTGCGAAACAGCCCGAAGCTGGCGCCGCTCATTACGGCTATCGGCATGTCGATCCTGCTGCAGACGCTGGCGATGATCATCTGGAAGCCGACCAACAAGCCTTATGCGACCTTGTTGCCCTCTGATTCCATCAATGTGGCCGGCGCGTCGATCTCGCCCACGCAAATCATGATCCTGGTCGTTACCGCTATTTCGTTGGCCGTGCTGACCTGGTTGGTCAACTACACCAAACTCGGCCGCGCGATGCGCGCCACCGCCGAGAACCCGCGCGTCGCGTCGCTCATGGGCATCCGCCCTGACGTGGTGATTTCAGCGACATTCGTCATCGGCGCTGTGCTCGCAGCCATCGCTGGCGTGATGCAAGCTTCCAACTACGGCATCGCCAACCACTCGATGGGTTTCTTGCCCGGCCTCAAGGCCTTCACCGCGGCGGTGTTCGGCGGCATCGGCAACCTGCCGGGCGCCGTGGTCGGCGGGTTGGTGCTGGGGTTGGTCGAAGTGATCGGGGCCGGTTACCTGGGCACGCTCACGGGCGATGTGCTGGGCAGCCAGCATGCCGACATCTTCGCGTTCGTGATCCTCATCATCACACTGACCGTGCGGCCATCCGGCTTGCTGGGCGAGCGCGTGGCAGACCGGGCTTAA